The genomic region CAACGCCTTGCAGTTTCTGCTGCATACCGTCCTCGGCCTGTTTACCCTGGCCTTGCTGCTGCGCTTCTATCTGCAACTCACCCGCGCGCCTTTCCACAACCCTGTTTCTCAGGCCATGGTCGCCGTGACCAACTTCGCCGTCAGGCCAGTTCGGCGCTTTATCCCGGGCATCGGCGGATTGGACACCTCGACCCTGCTGCTGGCATTCATTGCGCAGTTCCTGCTGCAGGTAGGCTCGTTGTGGATACGCGATTTCCCCCTGCTCGTCGCCGATAACACCATCTGGATTGCCTTGCTGGGACTGGCATTTGTCGGCCTGCTCAAGCTCAGCATCTATATCTTCCTATACGCAGTCCTGCTGCAGGCCATTCTCAGCTGGATCAATCCCCACACCATCATTACGCCTGTGTTGGACGCATTGACCCGGCCGCTATTGCGTCCATTGCGCAACCGCATCCCTACCGCCGGCGGTTTCGACCTCAGCCCGTTGGTGGTATTCATTGCCGCACAGCTGATCCTGATCGTGCTCATCACGCCAATGGAGCAACAATTGCTGCGCTTGTTCTGACCAGCTGTTACCAACCAGCTAGAATTCATCATCAACAGCTTACTGGGTGTGGGCTTCAAGTCCGGCAAGAATTAATGTGCAATGCCGAGCTTTTTTGCCAGTTCGTCAGCCGTCAGGATATGTCCAAAACCGTTGGTGCCCATGGCAAACTTGTCCGCATCCTTCAAGCCACCCACGACCAGTGGATCGAAACCCGCCGAGGAGATCAGCGCCTTGGCAACATTCAGCGCCTCTTGGTCGTCACCAGCAATCGGAATGGCAATCCGCGGCGTGCGACCCGCATTGTCGGTAAACACCCGATGATTGGCGGCATTGAAGGCGCGCACGATACGCGCGCCAGGCAGGTATTTAGCCGTGGTGATGCCTATGCCGTTGGCCTGCGTCTCTGGGTATAGCGAGCTGCGGTTAGCGTTGCCGGCGTCGAGCACAATCTTGCCCTTGAGTGCCGCACCGTAGTCACGACCGATTTGCGGATAAGCCTCATAAGGCACGGCCAGCAGAATGGCATCGCCGAATGCAATCGCCTCCTCCACAGTACCGGCGCGCGCTTTAGGGCCCAATCGTTCCACCAACGATTTCAGGCTTGAAGGATCGCGTGAGGAAAACAAGACCTCGTGCCCTGCCTTCACCCATAGAGCACCGACCGCGCCACCGAGGTTTCCGGCGCCAATAGTGCCGATTTTCAAAGGCTTTCCATCAGCAGCATAGGCAGAATGCCCGATGAAAGGAAAAGCGACCAACAGGCCCAAGCCTCCTCCAAGTTTCAGAATATGCCGGCGGGATAGGTGGCGCATGGTATGGCTCCTTGATCAAGAAATGGTCGTGTTCAAGTATAAAACCGATCGCAGGGTCAGGACAAAACTCAAGGTAAAGTTTGCGCCAAAGAATATGAGAGGCAGCCAGTCATGGATCAGGATGCCTTGCGCAACCGCCTACCAAGGCTACATCAATACGATATCGTATGTTTCCTGCGCATAGTGCGTTTCGGCCTGTAGGGAAATCGGCTTGCCAATGAAATCCGAGAGATTGGCCAGGCTCTGCGACTCCTCGTCCAGCAACAACTCAATTACCTTGGGCGCAGCCAGGATACGGAACTCGCGGGCGGTGAACTGCTTGGCATTGCGCAGCAGCTCACGAAAAATCTCATAACAGATGGTCTGCGCGGTTTTCACTTCGCCACGCCCCTTGCAGGACGGACATGGCTCGCACAGGAGGTGGGCGAGGCTTTCCCGCGTGCGCTTGCGTGTCATCTCAACCAGCCCGAGCGTGGAAAATCCATTGACACCGGTACGCGCCCTGTCCTTGGCCACATTCTTTTTCAACTCGGCCAGGACCGCACTTTGCTGTTCTTCTTCATCCATGTCGATGAAGTCGATGATGATGATGCCGCCGAGGTTGCGCACGCGCAGCTGGCGTGCGATACATTGCGCGGCCTCTAGGTTGGTCTTGAAGATGGTATCGGACAGGCTACGCCCGGTGACAAAGCCGCCCGTGTTCACATCCACGGTCGTCAGCGCCTCAGTCTGGTCAAAGATCAAGTAACCACCAGACTTGAGCTCTACCTTGCGCGACATGGCTTTGTTGATCTCGTGCTCGACGTTATACATGTCGAACAATGGGCGCGCACCTTGGTAAAGCTCGATGCGCTTTACCGCGCCCACCGCATAGTGGCTGGCGAAATCCAGCAGTTTTTGATAAGTCTCGCGCGAATCCACCAGAATGCGCTCAGTGTCGTCGTTGACCACATCCCGCAGTACGCGCATAGGCAGATCCAGGTCCTGGAATACCAGGGAGCGGTCGGCAGCCCCATGGCTGGCGGCCTGGATATTGCTCCAGACCTTTTGCAGGTAATCGATATCAGCCAACAGCTCTTCGTCTGTTGCCGCTTCCGACATGGTACGAATGATATAGCCGCCCTCACGCTTTTCCGGCAGCAGGCGCAGCAGGCGCTCGCGAAGCAGTTCACGCTCGGCCTCGTCCTCGATGCGCTGCGATACCCCGATGTGCTGCTGTTGCGGCAGGTACACCAGGAAGCGGCCTGCAATGCTGATCTGCGTCGTCAGGCGCGCCCCTTTGGTGCCGATCGGCTCCTTGATCACCTGCACCATGATGGGCTGGCCCTCATGCAACACCTCCTGGATGGCTTTCTCTTTCTCTGGGCTGCAGCACTCCAGAATATCCGCCACATGCAGAAAGGCGGCGCGTTGCAGGCCAATCTCCACAAAAGCGGACTGCATCCCGGGCAATACGCGACACACCTTGCCACGGTAGATGTTGCCCACCAGTCCGAGCGAGGTGGCACGCTCTACGTGCAGCTCCTGCAGTACGCCCTGCTCCACGATCGCGACTCGTGTTTCCTGCGGGGTGACGTTGATCAGTATTTCTTCACTCATGGGTATCTTGTTTTCAAATTCTCTATCCCTGCATGGCCAACCCAGGCTGGGTTCAGTCAATCCTGCGTGCCTGGAATGGCAACGCCACAATTCCTCAGCAACTTCGCCGTCTCGAATAACGGCAATCCCATCACGCCGGAATAACTGCCCTCGATACGTTCTATCAGTGTCCCGCCCAGGCCCTGTATACCGTAAGCGCCCGCCTTGTCGCGCGGCTCTCCGGTGGACACATAGGCAGCAATCACGTCACGGCTCAATGCAGCCATCTTCACGCGTGTCGTTGACAACGCAACTTCCGTACCGTCACGGCTTGCCACCGCAATTGCCGTATGCACCTCATGCCAGCGACCAGACATGGATGCGAGCATGGCGCAGGCTTCCGTGTCGCTTTCCGGCTTGCCCAGGATTTTGCCATCAACGCATACCGTGGTATCCGCCGCCAGCACCGGCATATCCAGGGCTGGCAACCTGGCGCAGCAGGACTGCGCCTTGCCACGTGCCAAGCGCAATACATAATCCTCGGCCAATTCCGCATTATATACAGACTCGTCTATATCGGAAGGGATGATGACGAACGCCACGCCGATTTGGTGCAGCAACTCGGCACGCCTAGGTGATCTGGATGCAAGATAGATACGTGTCATGTTGATATCCATGGGCTGTAGCGATTGTCATTGGGCGACGATACTACCGGATTGCCTCTGTCTCGAACAATAAACTTAAAGCTATACGGATACGGCAATACTGGCTTCACAGGCAATCCCGCTGTAAAATTATAGGTTTACGTTGTCTGGCCATGCCCAGACGCCTGGTGAAGAATTCATGATCTGGAAACCCCATACCACTGTTGCCGCCATTGTTGAGCAGGATGGCCGCTTTCTCCTGGTGGAAGAAGAGACTACCGACGGCATCCGTCTCAACCAGCCTGCCGGGCATGTGGAAAACGGCGAAAGCCTGCTGGAAGCCGTCATCAGGGAAACCCGCGAGGAAACCGCCTACCGTTTCAAGCCGCAAAGCCTGCTAGGTATCTATCATTGGCGCCACCCGCTCAAGGACATTACCTATCTGCGATTCGCCTTCATTGGTCTGGCTGATGATCATCAGCCAGACCAATCCCTGGACGACGGCATCATCCGCGCGGTCTGGATGACGCCGGAAGAAATCCGTGCGAGCCAGGCAAGGCACCGCAGCCCGCAAGTACTGGCATGCGTCGAACATTACCTGGCGGGGCAGCACTTCCCGCTCCACGTGATTACTCATTTATAGCGTTGCCATTTGGCAGATAGAACATCCATCATGAAGAAAAAAGTCATCGTCGGCATGTCCGGCGGCGTTGATTCCTCCGTCGCGGCCCTATTGCTCAAGGAACAAGGCTATGAAGTCGTGGGCCTGTTCATGAAGAACTGGGAGGACGACGATACCGACGAATACTGCCCGGCCAAACAGGATCTCATTGATGCCGCCGCCGTCGCCGACAAGATTGGCATAGAACTGGAAGCCGTGAATTTCAGCAAGGAATACAAGGAGCGGGTGTTCGCCAATTTCCTCGAGGAATACAGCGCTGGCCGTACACCCAACCCGGATATTCTCTGCAACTCCGAAATCAAGTTCAAAGCATTCCTAGACCATGCCATGGCGCTGGGCGGAGACCTCATGGCTACCGGTCACTATGCGCAAGTGCGCGAGAAGAACGGCTTGTTCCAGCTCATGAAGGCGGACGACGGCACCAAGGACCAGAGCTATTTCCTTTACCGCCTCAACCAGGCACAGCTCTCCAAGACCCTGTTCCCGCTCGGTCACCTGCTAAAACGCGAAATTCGCGACATTGCACGTCGCGCCGGCCTGCCCACCAGCGAGAAGAAGGACTCCACCGGCATCTGCTTCATCGGCGAGCGTCCGTTTCAGGAGTTCCTCAGCCGTTATCTGCCACGTGCTCCGGGAGAAATCCAGACGCCTGAAGGCAAGGTGGTCGGGCAGCATCACGGTTTGATGTACTACACCATGGGACAGCGCCAGGGCCTTGGTATCGGCGGTTCTAAGGATAGCAACGGGGAGCCCTGGTTCGTCGCGGGCAAGGACATGCAGCGCAACGTGCTGATTGTAGTACAGGGGCACGACCATCCCTTACTGCTCAATGACGGACTGATCGCTGACAACCTGCACTGGATTGCGGGCGAGGAACCAAAAACCCATTGGGTGTATGCCGCCAAGACCCGCTACCGCCAGCCGGATGCGCCGTGTGAGATTGACCGGCTGGACAGTGGCACTGCGGAAATCCGGTTTGGCCACAAGCAGTGGGCGATTACACCGGGGCAATCCGTCGTGGTCTACGAAAGCAATGTCTGCCTGGGCGGCGGCATCATCACCTCAGCCCTTTGACGAGCGCAGCGCAACAGGGCAGCGTCTTGTCTGCCACCCTGTGCATCATCAGCCGATGACTGGCGCGGTATCCTTGAATGAAGCCCGCTTCATCATGGCAGCATAGTGCCGGGCAAGATTGGGATACTGCTGCTTCCAGTCCAGGTGTTGATAGCGAAGCTCAAGATAGCCCAACATGCATCCGACGGCAATATCAGCCAAGCTGAAGCTTTCGTTGACACACCACTTCCTCTTCTCCAGGTCCTGGTCCATCCTCCTCAGGCCGCGTTCCACCTTGTTCAATTGCTTCTCAATCACTGCCGAATCCTGCATTCCTTCCGGGCGTCGCCCCTCCATCACGGCTGCGACAGCCGCATCTGTCACACCGTCGGCGAGGGCCTCCCAACGGCGGACGGCGATCTTGGCGGTATGGTCCTGCGGAATCAAGTGCGCCACTGGCGTCCGATGATCCAGATACTCCACGATCACACGGGAATCATAAAGGCTTTCGCCATCCGGCAGGATCAGTACCGGGATCTTGCCCAGCGGATTATGGTCGGCGACAGGGCATTCAGGGTCGGCAAGCACGACCAGCACCATGTCTACATCGATACGCTTTTCTGCAGCCACCACGCGCACCTTGCGCGCATACGGGCTGGTATTGGAGTAAAGGAGCTTCATCTTGAACAAGACTTGAGAGATGGATGGATGCATTATAATGCAAATCATGAA from Methylobacillus flagellatus KT harbors:
- a CDS encoding YggT family protein produces the protein MINNALQFLLHTVLGLFTLALLLRFYLQLTRAPFHNPVSQAMVAVTNFAVRPVRRFIPGIGGLDTSTLLLAFIAQFLLQVGSLWIRDFPLLVADNTIWIALLGLAFVGLLKLSIYIFLYAVLLQAILSWINPHTIITPVLDALTRPLLRPLRNRIPTAGGFDLSPLVVFIAAQLILIVLITPMEQQLLRLF
- a CDS encoding NADPH-dependent F420 reductase; translated protein: MRHLSRRHILKLGGGLGLLVAFPFIGHSAYAADGKPLKIGTIGAGNLGGAVGALWVKAGHEVLFSSRDPSSLKSLVERLGPKARAGTVEEAIAFGDAILLAVPYEAYPQIGRDYGAALKGKIVLDAGNANRSSLYPETQANGIGITTAKYLPGARIVRAFNAANHRVFTDNAGRTPRIAIPIAGDDQEALNVAKALISSAGFDPLVVGGLKDADKFAMGTNGFGHILTADELAKKLGIAH
- the rng gene encoding ribonuclease G, yielding MSEEILINVTPQETRVAIVEQGVLQELHVERATSLGLVGNIYRGKVCRVLPGMQSAFVEIGLQRAAFLHVADILECCSPEKEKAIQEVLHEGQPIMVQVIKEPIGTKGARLTTQISIAGRFLVYLPQQQHIGVSQRIEDEAERELLRERLLRLLPEKREGGYIIRTMSEAATDEELLADIDYLQKVWSNIQAASHGAADRSLVFQDLDLPMRVLRDVVNDDTERILVDSRETYQKLLDFASHYAVGAVKRIELYQGARPLFDMYNVEHEINKAMSRKVELKSGGYLIFDQTEALTTVDVNTGGFVTGRSLSDTIFKTNLEAAQCIARQLRVRNLGGIIIIDFIDMDEEEQQSAVLAELKKNVAKDRARTGVNGFSTLGLVEMTRKRTRESLAHLLCEPCPSCKGRGEVKTAQTICYEIFRELLRNAKQFTAREFRILAAPKVIELLLDEESQSLANLSDFIGKPISLQAETHYAQETYDIVLM
- a CDS encoding Maf family protein; translated protein: MDINMTRIYLASRSPRRAELLHQIGVAFVIIPSDIDESVYNAELAEDYVLRLARGKAQSCCARLPALDMPVLAADTTVCVDGKILGKPESDTEACAMLASMSGRWHEVHTAIAVASRDGTEVALSTTRVKMAALSRDVIAAYVSTGEPRDKAGAYGIQGLGGTLIERIEGSYSGVMGLPLFETAKLLRNCGVAIPGTQD
- a CDS encoding NUDIX hydrolase, which produces MIWKPHTTVAAIVEQDGRFLLVEEETTDGIRLNQPAGHVENGESLLEAVIRETREETAYRFKPQSLLGIYHWRHPLKDITYLRFAFIGLADDHQPDQSLDDGIIRAVWMTPEEIRASQARHRSPQVLACVEHYLAGQHFPLHVITHL
- the mnmA gene encoding tRNA 2-thiouridine(34) synthase MnmA → MKKKVIVGMSGGVDSSVAALLLKEQGYEVVGLFMKNWEDDDTDEYCPAKQDLIDAAAVADKIGIELEAVNFSKEYKERVFANFLEEYSAGRTPNPDILCNSEIKFKAFLDHAMALGGDLMATGHYAQVREKNGLFQLMKADDGTKDQSYFLYRLNQAQLSKTLFPLGHLLKREIRDIARRAGLPTSEKKDSTGICFIGERPFQEFLSRYLPRAPGEIQTPEGKVVGQHHGLMYYTMGQRQGLGIGGSKDSNGEPWFVAGKDMQRNVLIVVQGHDHPLLLNDGLIADNLHWIAGEEPKTHWVYAAKTRYRQPDAPCEIDRLDSGTAEIRFGHKQWAITPGQSVVVYESNVCLGGGIITSAL
- a CDS encoding glutathione S-transferase family protein; protein product: MKLLYSNTSPYARKVRVVAAEKRIDVDMVLVVLADPECPVADHNPLGKIPVLILPDGESLYDSRVIVEYLDHRTPVAHLIPQDHTAKIAVRRWEALADGVTDAAVAAVMEGRRPEGMQDSAVIEKQLNKVERGLRRMDQDLEKRKWCVNESFSLADIAVGCMLGYLELRYQHLDWKQQYPNLARHYAAMMKRASFKDTAPVIG